A region of Vibrio tubiashii ATCC 19109 DNA encodes the following proteins:
- a CDS encoding diguanylate cyclase domain-containing protein: MSDRLFGWMTINQMLFVSHLVLVLSIIFGMSYSRYQNDWSTKVEYLADMSASHLAAYNTFFSGSVAGRNYANLLMQSTLDNLKAIPNLKFAEVSGTSDYLKQTVKVRYSIAKSKGWRLDVTEEEAQILANKLVKLENKLAATPATNAVHIKKLNRLINKLKVDLSVINENLELRSLPIPTIPENLYDSGYYLDEEAGLLHVQVKLRNNNGGYFKAVVDATSLEQIQKELLVRVLYEALVALVISFLLIYLVTFWLVSPVKALALSMKQDIEKIDQSKIPEIKRADEIGDLARSYSSLITKIKNQLRILHNQTETDPLTGIGSRFKYQKHAAKTVQQALHQGEFVYFVMCDIDNFKLFNDSYGHTEGDNVLTDVANAMNGLLEPQELGCRLGGEEFVFILSSKVETQLKERVNALRTAVQELNIEHCKNSPHDVVTVSIGAVPISSGLHDVTVEQSDQCIQRAIVKADEQLYLGKEAGRNMVMYSQALIIE; encoded by the coding sequence TTGAGTGACCGTTTATTTGGCTGGATGACAATCAACCAGATGCTGTTTGTTTCGCATCTGGTTTTAGTTTTGTCCATCATCTTTGGTATGTCTTACAGCCGCTATCAAAATGACTGGTCAACAAAAGTTGAGTACCTAGCGGATATGTCTGCCAGTCATCTCGCGGCTTATAATACCTTCTTTTCTGGCTCTGTAGCCGGAAGAAATTATGCCAATCTGCTCATGCAGTCGACGTTAGATAACCTCAAAGCGATACCGAACTTAAAGTTTGCCGAAGTCTCGGGAACCAGTGACTACCTAAAGCAAACCGTTAAGGTGAGATACTCGATAGCCAAAAGCAAAGGGTGGCGGTTGGATGTCACGGAAGAAGAAGCTCAAATACTGGCTAACAAATTAGTTAAGCTTGAGAACAAATTAGCCGCAACACCAGCCACCAACGCAGTACATATTAAGAAACTTAATCGATTGATTAATAAGCTAAAGGTTGATCTTTCGGTTATCAATGAGAACCTTGAGCTACGCTCACTGCCAATTCCGACTATACCTGAGAATCTATACGACTCTGGTTATTACCTCGATGAAGAAGCGGGGCTACTTCATGTTCAGGTTAAATTACGCAATAACAATGGCGGCTACTTTAAAGCGGTTGTCGATGCCACATCGCTCGAGCAGATCCAAAAGGAACTGCTTGTTCGCGTATTGTACGAGGCATTGGTTGCGTTAGTTATCTCATTCCTACTGATTTATTTAGTGACTTTTTGGTTGGTCAGCCCGGTCAAAGCTTTAGCACTGTCTATGAAGCAAGATATTGAAAAGATTGATCAATCTAAAATTCCAGAGATAAAAAGAGCGGATGAGATTGGTGATTTGGCGCGCTCTTACTCGAGCTTGATCACCAAGATTAAAAACCAACTGCGGATTTTACATAATCAAACAGAAACCGATCCGCTAACCGGTATTGGCTCTCGCTTTAAATATCAGAAACATGCCGCGAAAACGGTACAGCAAGCATTGCATCAGGGAGAGTTTGTCTATTTCGTCATGTGTGATATCGACAACTTTAAACTGTTTAACGACTCTTACGGTCACACGGAAGGGGACAATGTCCTCACTGATGTGGCGAATGCAATGAACGGTTTACTTGAGCCACAAGAGTTAGGTTGTCGTCTAGGTGGAGAGGAGTTTGTATTCATTCTTTCGAGCAAAGTGGAAACGCAGCTAAAAGAAAGGGTCAACGCACTAAGAACCGCCGTTCAAGAGCTCAATATTGAGCACTGCAAGAATTCCCCGCATGACGTTGTCACTGTGTCTATTGGAGCTGTTCCGATATCTTCAGGGTTGCACGATGTCACCGTGGAGCAATCAGACCAATGTATCCAACGCGCTATTGTCAAAGCGGATGAGCAACTCTATTTGGGTAAAGAAGCTGGCCGAAATATGGTGATGTATAGCCAGGCTTTGATCATTGAATAA
- a CDS encoding nucleoside hydrolase has product MQGLDSKDFLMQPQKRTWIDTDITVDHYNGLIPCDVDDGYALGVLFRSQEVDIVGLSSTLGNTDDIDVTTEIATQFTAKFGPTSLRVSKGSPVFYSEAQDKELPEAVNNLAQELKQGPLTILAIGALTNIALLIKHFPELVANIEEVVCVAGRRNTDQHFVASKRQLRPFRDLNFEVDEAAFNVLLNSDVQLTLIPFEVCDDIWIDFHELREMRNGSSLAEYLEKESRIWALEWAALFGSSQGFIPFDMVAAAYVINPEWFALKQWHTQVQVAPSDTDRGETKEYLVCNEQLTTGKLVNYAVELSPSAEPELFKRLTQQDISSFILGLSHVNIIVEDVDSAAEYYHRVLGFERAIDDQGQKMDYRNVSMAEFNQDAGLSDQDVELDVLFLKHPYASIYLELMRYHKPIGQSEIPPQPRTYDLGGPRHIALEVSNCTAVFRYLKQQEGVAMIDPSDDYHPEKLDGFPISFFYWIDKYGVQWEMEEGRRVGVARGIM; this is encoded by the coding sequence ATGCAAGGTCTTGATTCTAAAGACTTCTTGATGCAGCCTCAAAAACGTACATGGATAGATACGGATATTACCGTCGACCACTACAATGGGTTAATCCCTTGTGACGTTGATGACGGGTACGCGTTAGGTGTTTTATTCCGCAGTCAAGAAGTCGATATTGTTGGTTTGAGCTCAACGCTTGGTAATACTGATGATATTGACGTGACGACGGAGATTGCAACTCAGTTTACCGCCAAATTTGGGCCAACCAGTTTGAGGGTATCGAAAGGAAGTCCCGTTTTCTATTCTGAAGCGCAAGACAAAGAGTTGCCAGAAGCCGTCAACAATCTCGCTCAAGAGTTAAAGCAAGGCCCATTGACCATTCTTGCTATCGGCGCGTTGACCAACATAGCCTTACTTATCAAACACTTTCCCGAGTTGGTCGCGAACATTGAAGAAGTTGTCTGTGTTGCTGGGCGTCGAAATACAGACCAACATTTCGTAGCGAGTAAGAGGCAGTTGCGACCTTTCAGAGACCTCAACTTTGAAGTCGATGAAGCGGCGTTTAACGTGCTGCTAAACAGTGACGTTCAACTCACGCTTATTCCGTTTGAAGTTTGTGATGATATTTGGATTGATTTCCATGAGTTGAGAGAAATGCGTAACGGCAGTTCACTGGCGGAGTACTTAGAAAAAGAGTCGCGTATTTGGGCACTTGAATGGGCGGCGCTATTTGGGTCAAGCCAAGGGTTCATTCCTTTCGATATGGTTGCTGCGGCTTATGTGATTAACCCTGAGTGGTTTGCTTTAAAGCAATGGCATACTCAGGTTCAAGTTGCTCCAAGTGACACCGATAGAGGTGAAACCAAGGAATACCTAGTATGCAATGAACAGCTAACCACGGGCAAATTGGTGAACTACGCGGTGGAGTTGTCGCCTAGTGCTGAGCCTGAGCTATTTAAACGTCTTACGCAACAGGATATCAGTAGTTTTATACTGGGTTTATCTCACGTCAACATCATTGTTGAAGATGTCGACAGTGCCGCTGAGTACTATCACAGAGTACTGGGTTTTGAGCGTGCGATAGATGACCAAGGCCAGAAGATGGACTATCGCAATGTTTCAATGGCGGAGTTCAATCAAGATGCTGGACTGTCAGACCAAGATGTCGAGCTGGATGTGCTTTTCCTTAAACACCCTTATGCTTCGATCTATTTGGAGCTGATGCGTTATCACAAGCCGATAGGTCAATCAGAAATCCCACCTCAGCCAAGAACCTATGATCTAGGTGGTCCGCGACATATTGCCCTTGAAGTCTCGAACTGTACTGCGGTGTTTAGATACCTTAAGCAACAAGAAGGTGTGGCGATGATTGATCCGTCTGATGATTATCACCCTGAGAAGCTAGATGGTTTCCCGATTTCGTTTTTCTACTGGATTGACAAGTATGGTGTGCAGTGGGAAATGGAAGAAGGGCGCCGCGTCGGTGTCGCTAGAGGGATCATGTAA
- a CDS encoding ABC transporter permease subunit, whose translation MLTKRIDAKELADQVSSQVEAVEGRSLWQDAWTRFRKNRAAMTSIYVLMFIVLCITFGPQLAAFGHDEIDWNVVADPYELGKPSLSSGHYFGTDDLGQDIFARTMQGGRLSIMVGFMGALVAVVIGTAWGALSGYLGGIVDSTMMRIIEVLDSVPFMFLVILFVTLFGNNIYLIFVVIGMVSWLGIARVVRGVTFSIKKREFIEAAHSIGVSRLTIVRRHVLPNVLGIVMVYSSLMVPGFIMFESFLSFLGLGVQPPDTSWGILIAEGAKTIDVALWQLVFPAIFLVATLFCFNFIGDGLRDALDPKDR comes from the coding sequence ATGTTAACCAAACGTATTGACGCCAAGGAACTAGCAGATCAAGTAAGCTCTCAAGTTGAAGCGGTTGAAGGGCGTAGCTTATGGCAAGACGCTTGGACTCGCTTTCGTAAGAACCGTGCTGCAATGACATCCATTTATGTGCTGATGTTTATCGTCTTGTGTATCACGTTCGGCCCACAGCTTGCTGCCTTCGGTCACGATGAAATTGATTGGAACGTGGTTGCTGACCCTTATGAATTGGGTAAACCTTCGCTCAGTTCGGGGCACTACTTTGGTACCGATGACTTAGGCCAAGATATTTTCGCCCGCACCATGCAGGGAGGTAGGCTCTCGATCATGGTTGGCTTTATGGGCGCACTGGTCGCGGTGGTGATTGGAACCGCTTGGGGAGCCTTATCTGGTTACCTCGGGGGGATCGTTGATAGCACTATGATGCGCATTATCGAGGTGCTCGACTCCGTCCCATTTATGTTCCTGGTCATCCTGTTCGTTACCCTATTTGGCAATAATATCTACCTGATCTTTGTTGTGATCGGCATGGTCTCTTGGCTCGGCATTGCTAGGGTCGTACGCGGCGTCACATTCAGTATCAAGAAAAGGGAGTTTATCGAAGCAGCCCATTCTATCGGGGTGTCTCGATTGACCATAGTGCGCCGTCACGTGTTACCCAATGTACTGGGCATTGTGATGGTTTACTCCTCACTCATGGTACCCGGGTTCATTATGTTTGAGTCCTTCTTAAGCTTTTTGGGGCTGGGCGTTCAACCACCCGATACCAGTTGGGGCATCTTAATCGCTGAGGGTGCGAAAACAATAGATGTCGCCCTTTGGCAATTGGTGTTCCCTGCAATATTCCTTGTTGCCACCTTGTTCTGTTTTAACTTTATCGGTGATGGTCTGCGTGACGCACTCGATCCAAAAGATCGCTAA
- a CDS encoding peptide ABC transporter substrate-binding protein, with protein sequence MKAKKLIALSTIAAALLTSNAIAKPFPVGTQLADKQEIVLNNGAEVTSIDPAKQAAEPAFNLGRDLFEGLTIQDKQGKTIPGIAESWQANDNNTVYTFKLRESQWSNGEPLTAHDFVYSWKRLINPETASPYAWFAAIPGIKNSNKIMKGEASADTLGVRAVDDYTFEVTLEKPVPFFIKLLSHPVLAPVHQATVEKHGNAWTQPENIVTNGAFTVSSWKVNEKMVMAKNAHYWDADNVVLEKITWLPIGDANVALNRYLAGEIDQALSIPAAQKNKLLKKYPEQVADTSASLGSTFYYLNTQKGPTKDLRVRQALSFAIDRNIITKAIAKNGGIPMFTLVPPQTDGFKTHTPTFATWDQAKRDSQAKALLADAGYSKSNPLKLTFTVPTFSKDVKMATAMAGMWKSKLGAQIEIKQLEPKVFYALKDPGNISRGGWTADYNEASTWLDIFVSTGEYNDSKYNNPEYDRLMADSKSLSDPSAEYIAAEKLLIEDMAIIPMYRNGNDQYLIKEYVGGFERTNPESSYYRKNVYVKAH encoded by the coding sequence ATGAAAGCCAAAAAACTGATCGCACTAAGTACCATCGCTGCTGCGCTACTGACTAGCAACGCGATAGCTAAACCCTTTCCTGTTGGGACACAGCTCGCAGATAAACAAGAGATTGTGTTAAACAACGGAGCAGAAGTCACCTCTATTGACCCTGCAAAACAAGCGGCAGAGCCTGCATTTAATCTAGGACGAGACCTGTTTGAAGGTCTTACAATCCAAGATAAACAAGGCAAAACCATTCCAGGTATCGCAGAGAGTTGGCAGGCTAATGATAACAACACTGTCTATACCTTTAAGCTGCGTGAGTCTCAATGGTCAAATGGCGAGCCTTTGACTGCGCACGATTTCGTTTATAGCTGGAAACGCTTAATCAATCCCGAGACCGCTTCTCCGTACGCATGGTTTGCTGCGATTCCGGGCATAAAAAACTCAAACAAGATTATGAAGGGTGAAGCATCGGCAGATACCTTAGGTGTGCGTGCCGTTGACGACTATACCTTTGAGGTAACGTTAGAAAAGCCTGTTCCTTTTTTCATCAAACTGCTTAGCCATCCTGTACTCGCCCCTGTTCATCAGGCAACGGTAGAAAAGCATGGCAACGCTTGGACACAGCCCGAAAACATCGTGACCAACGGCGCGTTCACCGTTTCAAGTTGGAAAGTCAATGAGAAGATGGTGATGGCGAAAAACGCTCACTACTGGGACGCAGATAATGTCGTACTAGAGAAAATTACTTGGTTACCGATTGGTGATGCTAACGTCGCACTAAACCGCTACCTTGCAGGGGAAATTGATCAAGCACTCTCAATTCCAGCGGCGCAGAAAAACAAACTCCTTAAGAAATACCCAGAACAAGTCGCTGATACCAGTGCCTCTTTAGGATCGACTTTCTACTACTTGAACACACAAAAAGGGCCAACCAAAGATTTACGCGTTCGTCAGGCTTTATCATTTGCGATTGACCGTAACATCATTACCAAAGCGATTGCTAAGAATGGCGGCATCCCTATGTTCACTTTGGTGCCACCGCAAACCGATGGTTTTAAAACTCATACGCCAACCTTCGCAACTTGGGATCAAGCTAAGCGAGATTCTCAAGCTAAAGCACTGCTTGCAGATGCGGGGTACAGTAAGAGCAATCCACTTAAGCTGACCTTCACTGTCCCTACCTTCTCGAAAGATGTGAAAATGGCGACCGCAATGGCTGGTATGTGGAAGAGCAAACTGGGTGCACAAATCGAAATCAAACAGCTAGAGCCTAAAGTCTTTTACGCACTTAAAGATCCGGGCAACATCAGCCGTGGTGGTTGGACTGCCGACTACAATGAAGCATCCACTTGGTTAGATATCTTTGTCTCAACCGGCGAGTACAACGACTCAAAATACAACAACCCAGAGTATGATCGTTTGATGGCTGACTCTAAGAGCCTAAGTGACCCTTCCGCTGAATATATTGCTGCAGAGAAGCTTCTTATCGAAGACATGGCGATCATTCCGATGTATCGCAATGGCAATGACCAATACCTGATCAAAGAGTATGTCGGTGGATTCGAGCGCACCAACCCTGAGTCGTCATACTACCGCAAGAATGTTTACGTAAAGGCCCACTAA
- a CDS encoding GntR family transcriptional regulator has translation MSQQPVFKTRTQLVEEAIRSKILKGELKTGQPLRQDALAKEFNVSRIPVREALMQLEAQGLVSFEAHKGATVTELSPDKIDELFELRAVVECHILERAIQNMTDEDLARANEIRERFDDVVSRGDEVEEWSNYNYELHKALYAPANMPETMDVIYNLNTKCDRYIRMQLLFTEGTAKADKEHQALLEMCQNRDIDGAKYMLKKHILEAGAAIRDLLLERNNHQ, from the coding sequence ATGTCGCAACAACCTGTTTTTAAGACTCGAACCCAATTAGTGGAAGAAGCAATCCGCAGCAAGATTTTAAAAGGCGAGTTAAAAACTGGGCAGCCATTACGTCAAGATGCGTTGGCAAAAGAGTTTAATGTCAGTCGAATTCCCGTACGTGAAGCCTTAATGCAGCTTGAGGCGCAAGGGTTAGTGAGCTTCGAAGCCCATAAAGGTGCGACGGTAACCGAGCTTTCACCAGATAAGATTGATGAGCTGTTTGAACTGCGCGCAGTGGTTGAATGCCACATCTTAGAGCGTGCGATTCAAAATATGACAGATGAAGACCTGGCGCGTGCCAATGAGATTCGCGAACGCTTCGATGATGTTGTGAGCCGCGGGGACGAAGTCGAAGAGTGGAGCAATTACAACTATGAGCTTCACAAGGCGCTTTACGCTCCGGCTAACATGCCTGAGACTATGGATGTAATTTACAACCTCAACACCAAGTGTGACCGCTACATTCGCATGCAGCTCCTTTTCACCGAAGGAACGGCAAAGGCAGATAAAGAGCATCAGGCGCTACTGGAAATGTGCCAAAACCGCGATATTGACGGCGCTAAGTACATGCTGAAAAAGCATATTCTTGAGGCTGGTGCTGCCATTCGCGACTTACTGCTTGAGCGTAATAACCATCAATAG
- a CDS encoding ABC transporter substrate-binding protein, which produces MKKLASLLSLPLLSLPVYANVEFLHWWTSDGEQQALSALEKQLTSHGLALSPSPVLGGGGDSAMTVLQARALAGNPPSFAQTEGPSIKSWDAIGILHDVNSVAQKHHWDETLYPLARDINKTQNGYVALPLTLHRLNWMWVNHKLLSSLGQPVPKTWQQMFTTMELAKRSGISPLAVGEQPWQIAMLFENLVISTQGVEFYTKAMVELQKESIDSEPLRLALQQLRRISLLVENSLPDTKWDTATRALASDQALFQLGGDWILGELMANNINVPNDVGCYATPESDGVFLFNMDSLIFMASKSFSFSQANHAADILADKDFQRDFNQIKGSIPVREDIDISDFNPCQIQSYQDFQVGITNNKVVPSMIDSMAVNPVAQQAINSAIFRFYRDKDLEPDTVIKRIIAIAESN; this is translated from the coding sequence ATGAAAAAACTTGCATCACTATTGTCCCTCCCTCTTCTCTCGTTACCCGTTTACGCTAACGTCGAGTTTCTTCATTGGTGGACATCGGACGGTGAACAGCAGGCACTCAGCGCGCTTGAAAAACAGCTCACTAGCCACGGCTTAGCACTCTCCCCTAGCCCAGTATTAGGTGGCGGTGGTGACAGCGCCATGACGGTTCTGCAAGCACGCGCCTTAGCGGGAAATCCACCAAGTTTTGCCCAAACTGAAGGGCCGAGCATCAAATCTTGGGATGCGATAGGTATTCTCCATGACGTCAATTCCGTCGCGCAGAAGCATCACTGGGATGAGACTTTGTACCCACTCGCAAGAGATATTAATAAAACGCAAAATGGTTACGTAGCCTTACCATTGACCTTGCATCGACTTAACTGGATGTGGGTTAACCATAAGCTTCTTAGCTCTCTTGGTCAGCCTGTTCCCAAAACATGGCAGCAAATGTTCACTACTATGGAACTGGCCAAACGAAGTGGTATTAGCCCACTTGCGGTCGGTGAGCAGCCGTGGCAAATCGCCATGTTGTTTGAGAATTTAGTTATCTCAACGCAAGGCGTAGAGTTCTATACCAAAGCCATGGTTGAGCTACAAAAAGAGAGTATCGACAGTGAACCTTTGAGGCTTGCGCTGCAACAACTAAGACGAATAAGTTTACTGGTAGAAAACTCGCTACCGGACACAAAATGGGACACTGCTACCCGTGCGCTGGCTTCAGACCAAGCTTTGTTCCAACTTGGCGGTGACTGGATATTAGGTGAGTTAATGGCGAACAACATCAATGTACCCAATGATGTCGGTTGTTACGCCACACCAGAAAGTGACGGCGTATTCCTGTTTAACATGGACAGCCTTATCTTTATGGCGAGCAAATCCTTTAGCTTCTCTCAGGCCAATCATGCTGCTGATATTCTGGCGGACAAAGACTTTCAACGTGACTTTAATCAGATAAAAGGCTCTATTCCCGTTCGAGAAGATATTGATATCAGTGACTTCAATCCTTGTCAGATACAGTCATATCAGGATTTCCAAGTCGGAATAACCAATAACAAAGTCGTGCCGAGTATGATTGATTCGATGGCGGTTAACCCTGTGGCTCAGCAAGCGATCAACTCAGCCATTTTCCGATTCTATCGCGACAAAGATCTTGAGCCAGATACGGTGATAAAACGCATTATTGCTATCGCAGAAAGCAATTAG
- the oppB gene encoding oligopeptide ABC transporter permease OppB, whose translation MLLYILRRLLIAVPTLLFIALVSFWLMHIAPGGPFDMERPMPEVVRANIEAKFHLNEPFIVQFFIYIGNFIQGDLGPSFVYQDFSVTELVAQSWPVSAVLGVISFCISVPLGMVLGTVAALNRNGKLDYLLMSLSMTGVVIPAFVLAPVLVTIFSIHLGWLPAGGWEGGQASFLILPVLSLAIGSVASIARVMRGAMIETLNQPYIRTAKAKGLSTSYILFHHALRPSLIPIVAMLGPSFVAVVTGSVIIDIFFSTGGMGQHFVSGALNRDYGLVMGITLIVASLTILFNLVVDILYTVIDPRIRV comes from the coding sequence ATGTTGCTGTATATTCTCCGTCGCTTGCTTATCGCAGTGCCCACATTACTGTTTATCGCCTTGGTTTCTTTTTGGCTTATGCATATTGCCCCGGGCGGCCCATTTGATATGGAAAGGCCGATGCCAGAAGTGGTACGCGCTAATATTGAAGCTAAGTTTCACCTTAATGAACCTTTTATTGTTCAGTTTTTTATCTACATTGGGAACTTCATTCAGGGCGACCTTGGCCCTAGCTTCGTTTATCAAGACTTTAGTGTCACCGAACTTGTTGCGCAATCATGGCCTGTTTCAGCTGTGTTGGGCGTAATTTCTTTTTGTATTTCCGTCCCACTAGGCATGGTTCTAGGCACCGTAGCCGCGCTCAATCGCAATGGAAAACTCGACTACTTACTTATGTCGCTTTCAATGACAGGTGTCGTGATTCCTGCGTTTGTCTTGGCGCCTGTGCTTGTGACTATTTTCTCCATCCATTTAGGCTGGCTACCCGCAGGCGGATGGGAAGGCGGCCAAGCTTCGTTTTTGATCTTGCCCGTACTTAGTTTAGCGATTGGCTCTGTGGCAAGTATCGCTAGGGTCATGCGCGGCGCAATGATTGAGACGCTCAACCAACCTTATATACGCACAGCAAAAGCAAAGGGGCTGTCCACCAGCTACATCCTGTTTCATCACGCTCTTCGCCCTTCACTCATACCGATTGTCGCGATGCTCGGCCCGAGCTTTGTTGCCGTTGTCACTGGCTCGGTGATCATCGATATCTTCTTTAGTACCGGAGGTATGGGGCAACACTTCGTCTCTGGAGCACTCAACCGAGATTACGGCTTAGTCATGGGCATAACCCTGATTGTCGCCTCTCTTACCATCTTGTTTAACTTGGTGGTCGACATTCTCTACACCGTCATCGACCCGCGCATTCGTGTTTAG